The proteins below come from a single Demetria terragena DSM 11295 genomic window:
- a CDS encoding helix-turn-helix domain-containing protein, giving the protein MSGTFGPLLRQARRKSGLTQEDLAAASGLSVEGISLLERGVRTRPRGSTVALIVEALDLPAEDASALRIAAVEGDTSTEPEVPIDLKPSQTPSATSRPARELPPLPAHLVGRDADLKRLEALAQGSGPVIALVGLGGVGKSALAISLAHQISHHFPDGVIYLDLRGTDRSERLGPLPALRSMMASIGADPYSLPLDIERASASWRSATAGQRFLLVLDDAADLHQVQPLLPSPGGTVLLTSRRGLAAGHLDMQQHEVTPLSQEDARSLLLELASARSASEARPGEDEESDLHALADRCHGLPLALRMIGARLTSRSHWPARYLLERIDSAGGNLLDFTIGDLSLRQTLVTSVEELDASSDPTDILAYQVFLALGLIPGGPVSLTVIGCLVGLDDLAVDPVVERLVEVRLLEPGSQPGTYVMHNVLRSVAQDLAGGCAAEFVEEVRSRLIALFSGLAWRTRELARPTPVAFAVTELTAPAPPNWSRERCMGELAAHAEIWHAITRSAEGAKPTIRQAVARMTMGLITFFIAEADTAGWPDQLTAALVALADDTQPEAAWLHVDLALALSGNGDQSRATESAAHARGLAQRNGDIQCMCWARIAESLALSRDGNIEQARASLREVRDLAITIGDLRVEAAAWRDLTVLEHGAGQMAAAVEAGEKALRLYLQVGAERGVVMAQINLGVVLRDAEHHELAQPLLQQALTGAREIGDRALTTEALDELGHWHNLRGDCEGAVGLLHEGLDLVDEEGGRQWEARIRVRLACALQELGREDEASAHWAAAADVHLARGELEEAARAANQVAAGGARLRLIPGDVEPGQRSSG; this is encoded by the coding sequence ATGAGCGGCACGTTTGGCCCGCTCTTGCGCCAGGCTCGGCGCAAGAGCGGGCTCACCCAGGAAGACCTCGCGGCAGCATCCGGCCTGAGCGTGGAGGGCATTAGCCTGCTCGAGCGCGGCGTCCGGACCCGACCGCGCGGCAGCACTGTCGCGCTCATCGTGGAAGCTCTTGACCTGCCAGCGGAGGACGCCTCAGCCCTTCGCATTGCCGCGGTCGAAGGCGACACCTCGACTGAGCCCGAGGTCCCGATAGACCTCAAACCGTCTCAGACACCGTCGGCGACCAGCCGGCCTGCGCGCGAACTACCCCCACTACCCGCGCATTTGGTGGGACGCGACGCGGACTTGAAACGCCTCGAGGCTCTCGCGCAAGGCTCGGGTCCGGTGATCGCGTTAGTCGGGCTCGGTGGCGTCGGAAAGTCAGCGCTCGCGATCTCGCTCGCGCACCAGATCAGCCACCACTTTCCGGACGGCGTGATCTACCTCGACCTGCGCGGCACCGACCGGTCCGAACGGCTCGGGCCACTCCCCGCGCTCCGCTCGATGATGGCCTCCATCGGTGCGGATCCATACTCGCTGCCGCTTGACATCGAACGGGCGAGCGCCAGTTGGCGCTCCGCCACCGCTGGACAGCGCTTCCTTCTGGTTTTGGATGATGCCGCTGACCTTCACCAGGTTCAGCCGCTCCTCCCCTCGCCCGGCGGAACCGTCCTGCTCACCAGTCGGCGCGGCCTTGCCGCCGGGCATCTGGACATGCAGCAACACGAGGTCACCCCGCTAAGCCAGGAGGACGCCCGCTCGCTGCTCTTGGAGTTGGCGTCTGCTCGATCGGCCTCCGAAGCCCGCCCAGGCGAAGACGAGGAGTCCGATCTGCACGCCTTGGCGGATCGATGCCATGGGCTGCCGCTCGCGCTGCGCATGATCGGCGCCCGGCTCACGTCCCGTTCGCACTGGCCTGCCAGGTACCTCCTCGAACGCATCGACTCTGCCGGGGGAAATCTCCTGGACTTCACGATTGGCGACCTGTCCTTACGCCAAACACTCGTGACGTCAGTGGAGGAACTTGATGCCAGCTCTGACCCCACGGATATCCTTGCTTACCAGGTCTTTCTGGCGCTTGGCCTCATCCCTGGCGGTCCGGTTTCGCTGACGGTCATCGGGTGTCTCGTCGGGCTGGACGACCTGGCAGTCGACCCTGTCGTCGAACGCCTGGTCGAGGTCAGGCTCCTCGAACCAGGCTCCCAGCCCGGGACGTACGTCATGCATAACGTCCTGAGATCTGTTGCCCAGGACCTCGCCGGAGGGTGTGCCGCTGAGTTTGTTGAGGAAGTCCGCAGCCGCCTAATTGCGCTCTTTAGCGGGTTGGCGTGGCGAACCCGCGAACTCGCCAGACCAACACCGGTCGCGTTCGCCGTGACCGAATTGACGGCACCGGCACCACCGAATTGGTCCCGCGAGCGCTGCATGGGTGAACTGGCAGCACATGCCGAGATCTGGCACGCCATCACGCGCTCGGCCGAGGGCGCTAAGCCCACAATTCGTCAAGCCGTCGCTCGGATGACGATGGGGTTGATCACGTTCTTCATCGCCGAGGCAGACACCGCCGGATGGCCCGATCAGCTCACCGCGGCACTGGTAGCTCTCGCCGATGACACTCAGCCCGAGGCGGCATGGTTGCACGTAGACCTCGCGCTCGCGCTCTCCGGCAATGGCGATCAGAGTCGTGCCACCGAGTCCGCCGCGCACGCCCGCGGTCTTGCTCAGCGCAATGGCGATATCCAGTGCATGTGCTGGGCGCGGATCGCTGAATCCTTGGCGCTGTCACGAGACGGAAACATCGAGCAAGCGCGCGCGAGCCTTCGCGAGGTACGCGACTTGGCCATCACGATCGGGGATCTCCGGGTCGAGGCTGCCGCCTGGCGCGATCTCACTGTCCTTGAGCACGGAGCCGGGCAGATGGCGGCCGCGGTCGAAGCAGGCGAGAAGGCGTTGCGGCTTTATCTCCAGGTTGGCGCAGAACGAGGCGTGGTTATGGCACAGATCAACCTCGGTGTCGTACTGCGCGATGCCGAGCACCACGAGCTCGCACAACCGTTGCTGCAACAGGCCCTCACAGGCGCACGCGAGATCGGGGATCGTGCACTCACCACCGAAGCTCTGGACGAGCTCGGACACTGGCATAACCTCCGGGGCGATTGTGAGGGTGCCGTGGGCCTGCTGCACGAGGGGCTGGACCTCGTGGATGAGGAAGGTGGCAGGCAATGGGAGGCACGCATTCGAGTTCGTCTTGCCTGCGCCCTCCAAGAGCTTGGGCGGGAAGACGAGGCCAGCGCCCATTGGGCTGCAGCCGCCGACGTCCACCTTGCACGTGGCGAACTGGAGGAGGCAGCACGCGCTGCCAATCAGGTGGCGGCTGGTGGCGCCCGGCTACGCCTAATTCCAGGAGATGTCGAACCCGGACAACGCTCGTCCGGGTGA
- a CDS encoding M23 family metallopeptidase, giving the protein MRTLRNATALAAVTSTTLVGLGMSPVSEATAAPTPAAASSSAMDGTKCTEASRFFQLRAEGTELWVASVSRANTAKPTVYSWTKAYDIPGGKGTAVAAHSTSPSSKGIQLLLSDEHGSLRSLNYEKAKSKVTSHRTLAAGTADKPGSYRYTSLTSDGSRLWGVQGGKLHVMTGVSTTKAPTGRATVSGLTGFWPRALAGMSSGSHEIAWTDSKGALTYADVTSTGGWKIKSKKVVTKGPYTSEAIASPGGNILMRSDGESLLRYRASAEGVKDRDPISSTWKVNNNYPMTTVADVCSATSPSGNTGAGGYSLPLERNAQPRSEYDDPHHDYPAIDMAIPTGTKILAVRGGTVTHVSGGCGLGILVKGDDGAEYTYCHLDSRGVANGAKVKAGQQLGLSGNTGHSTGPHLHLQLRSGGELRCPQKLLLAVYDGKTPPSPSALPSSGCTN; this is encoded by the coding sequence ATGCGTACCCTGCGCAACGCGACGGCCCTCGCAGCCGTCACATCCACCACACTGGTCGGCCTCGGCATGAGTCCGGTGTCGGAGGCGACAGCGGCCCCGACACCCGCCGCTGCGTCGTCGTCTGCCATGGACGGCACCAAGTGCACTGAAGCATCCCGGTTCTTCCAACTCCGCGCTGAGGGAACCGAACTCTGGGTCGCCAGCGTCAGTCGCGCCAATACGGCCAAGCCCACGGTGTATTCCTGGACGAAGGCGTACGACATCCCTGGCGGCAAGGGAACCGCCGTCGCGGCCCACTCCACCTCACCGAGTTCAAAGGGCATCCAGTTGCTGCTCTCTGATGAGCACGGCTCCCTTCGCTCGCTGAACTACGAGAAGGCCAAGAGCAAGGTGACCTCACACCGCACCCTCGCCGCCGGGACGGCCGACAAACCCGGCTCCTACCGCTACACCTCCCTCACCTCCGACGGCAGCCGGCTCTGGGGTGTGCAGGGTGGCAAGCTCCACGTGATGACCGGGGTCTCCACCACGAAGGCGCCGACCGGGCGTGCCACTGTCTCCGGTCTCACCGGGTTCTGGCCGCGGGCGCTCGCCGGTATGTCGTCCGGATCTCACGAGATCGCCTGGACCGACTCAAAGGGCGCGTTGACCTACGCCGACGTCACCAGCACGGGCGGATGGAAAATCAAGAGCAAGAAGGTCGTCACCAAGGGGCCCTACACCTCTGAGGCGATTGCCAGCCCCGGTGGGAACATCCTGATGCGCTCAGATGGTGAGTCGTTGTTGCGCTATCGGGCTTCCGCTGAGGGTGTCAAGGACCGCGACCCCATCAGCTCGACCTGGAAGGTCAACAACAACTACCCCATGACCACCGTGGCCGACGTGTGCTCGGCGACTTCTCCGAGCGGAAACACAGGAGCCGGTGGCTACAGCCTTCCGCTGGAACGTAATGCACAGCCTCGGTCTGAGTATGACGATCCGCACCACGATTACCCCGCCATCGACATGGCAATCCCGACAGGCACCAAAATTCTCGCTGTGCGTGGTGGGACTGTGACGCATGTATCTGGAGGTTGCGGACTGGGAATCCTGGTTAAGGGAGACGACGGCGCCGAGTACACCTACTGCCATCTTGATAGCCGAGGCGTCGCCAATGGCGCCAAGGTCAAGGCTGGCCAGCAACTCGGCCTCTCCGGGAACACCGGCCACTCAACGGGGCCGCACTTGCACCTCCAACTCAGGAGCGGGGGCGAACTTCGCTGCCCACAGAAACTCCTTCTCGCCGTCTACGACGGCAAGACACCGCCTTCGCCTTCTGCCCTCCCCAGCTCGGGCTGCACCAACTGA
- a CDS encoding phage tail tip lysozyme: MTTYTRPITRMTLGLSAVALAAGLGTGTLGSASTAHAEAPSSSNVECSSPSRVFQLRNGGTEIWYASYTGLESAKPKAYAWVKAGTLPKERPGKAIAAHADGKNSVQLIVTDDDGGMRSFSFGKERRTINSGTTLATGSASKPGKYNFDHLASDGNKLYGVNGKALYVMTSVSTTKAPEGFARVEGFNNRPVAMFGNSGPGSFKLAWTDGGGDLHYSSVRNTGTGWKEQSRTAVKDFSTSTSIASPGGNVTLRKSGNTTARTMVDPVDGRGETSTMSKSSAPASGGMSAVPTTCTVELPATKPNTTNEGRAFDYFVAKGYSKVQSAGIVGNLMQESGVDPTRSQEPTGPGRGIAQWSVGDRWDALKTYASSKGKSATSLELQLDFIVHELNTYPAFGKSDLKKATTIERATIVFQNKYEICGDCHQVTRVKYAEQAYDKFA, translated from the coding sequence ATGACTACCTACACACGTCCCATCACCCGTATGACGCTTGGCCTGAGTGCTGTTGCCCTCGCTGCGGGGCTCGGCACCGGAACCCTCGGCAGCGCCAGCACGGCACACGCCGAGGCGCCCTCATCGTCAAACGTCGAATGTTCTTCTCCGAGTAGAGTTTTCCAGCTCCGAAACGGAGGTACCGAGATCTGGTATGCGAGCTACACCGGACTGGAATCGGCCAAGCCGAAGGCCTATGCCTGGGTCAAGGCAGGAACACTCCCCAAGGAACGCCCAGGCAAAGCCATCGCCGCCCACGCAGACGGCAAGAACTCGGTCCAGTTGATCGTCACCGACGACGACGGTGGCATGCGGAGCTTTTCCTTCGGCAAGGAACGGCGCACCATCAACTCCGGAACCACCCTCGCCACCGGCAGCGCCAGCAAACCCGGAAAGTACAACTTCGACCACCTCGCCTCCGACGGCAACAAGTTGTACGGCGTCAACGGCAAGGCGCTCTACGTCATGACGTCGGTCTCGACGACGAAGGCGCCCGAAGGATTCGCGCGAGTGGAGGGTTTCAACAATCGACCCGTCGCGATGTTCGGAAACAGCGGCCCAGGCTCCTTCAAGCTCGCCTGGACTGACGGCGGAGGGGACTTGCACTACTCCAGCGTGCGCAACACCGGGACCGGGTGGAAAGAGCAATCCCGCACTGCCGTCAAGGATTTCAGCACTTCTACCTCGATCGCCTCGCCCGGCGGCAATGTGACGCTCCGTAAGAGCGGCAACACCACAGCGCGCACCATGGTTGACCCTGTCGACGGTCGCGGAGAAACGTCCACAATGTCGAAGAGCTCAGCTCCGGCAAGCGGTGGAATGAGTGCGGTGCCCACCACCTGCACGGTGGAACTGCCTGCGACGAAACCAAACACGACGAACGAGGGGCGCGCCTTTGACTACTTCGTCGCCAAGGGGTATTCAAAGGTCCAGTCTGCAGGAATCGTCGGCAATCTCATGCAGGAATCCGGGGTGGACCCGACACGCAGCCAGGAGCCGACTGGCCCAGGACGCGGTATTGCCCAGTGGAGCGTGGGCGACAGGTGGGACGCGCTGAAGACTTATGCGTCGAGCAAGGGAAAGTCCGCCACCTCATTGGAGCTCCAGCTCGACTTCATCGTCCACGAGCTGAACACCTACCCGGCGTTCGGCAAGTCCGACCTCAAGAAGGCGACAACCATCGAACGCGCGACGATCGTGTTCCAAAACAAGTACGAGATCTGTGGCGACTGCCACCAAGTGACTCGGGTGAAGTACGCCGAGCAGGCCTACGACAAGTTCGCCTGA
- the radA gene encoding DNA repair protein RadA, producing the protein MASKSRSRATYKCADCGWTTVKWVGRCGECQAWGTVTEAGVTAARTAPSRVVERPAQAIGDIDVTSSAAKSTGVGEFDRVLGGGLVPGAVVLVAGEPGIGKSTLLLDVAARAARESRDVLYVSGEESAAQVRMRAERIEAMARTLFLASETDLATVLGQIEQVQPDLVIIDSVQTIASADIEGAAGNVAQVREVAASVIQHAKARNIAVMLVGHVTKDGAIAGPRVLEHLVDVVVQFEGERHSRLRLVRAHKNRFGPTDEVGCFDLSEVGIVGLPDPSGLFLSRRDEPVSGTCVTVSLEGRRPLVAEVQALLAPSGGGSPRRTTSGIDSSRTAMILAVVDQRVGAKVRDHDCYVSTVGGVRFTEPAADLAIALALVSAGSGHPLPAGCVAMGEVGLAGEVRAVAGIPRRLAEAARIGFTRAIIPTGSLGNEPIPAGMTVREVDDLVAAVRLVDGAAQREQSAS; encoded by the coding sequence ATGGCATCCAAGTCTCGTTCCCGCGCCACGTACAAATGCGCTGACTGCGGCTGGACCACCGTGAAGTGGGTGGGCCGCTGCGGTGAGTGCCAAGCCTGGGGCACCGTCACCGAAGCAGGCGTCACGGCCGCGCGTACGGCCCCATCCCGCGTCGTCGAGCGACCGGCCCAGGCAATCGGCGACATCGACGTCACGAGTTCAGCGGCCAAATCCACGGGTGTCGGCGAGTTCGACCGCGTGCTCGGCGGTGGGCTAGTCCCGGGCGCCGTCGTTCTAGTCGCCGGAGAGCCCGGCATCGGCAAGTCCACCCTGCTACTCGACGTCGCGGCGCGCGCCGCTCGTGAGTCCCGCGACGTGCTCTATGTGAGCGGCGAGGAGTCAGCAGCCCAGGTCCGCATGCGTGCCGAACGCATCGAGGCCATGGCCCGCACCCTCTTCCTGGCCAGTGAGACCGACCTGGCCACCGTTCTCGGACAGATCGAGCAGGTCCAGCCCGACCTCGTCATCATCGACTCAGTGCAGACCATCGCGAGCGCCGACATCGAGGGCGCCGCAGGCAATGTCGCCCAGGTCCGCGAAGTCGCCGCCAGCGTCATTCAGCACGCCAAGGCCCGCAACATCGCCGTCATGCTCGTCGGTCACGTCACCAAGGACGGCGCCATTGCCGGACCGCGAGTGCTCGAGCATTTGGTCGATGTCGTCGTCCAGTTCGAGGGTGAGCGCCATTCTCGGTTGCGCCTCGTACGCGCTCACAAGAACCGCTTCGGACCCACCGACGAAGTCGGCTGCTTCGACCTGTCCGAGGTCGGCATCGTGGGCCTTCCAGATCCCAGCGGACTGTTCCTATCCCGCCGCGATGAGCCGGTCAGCGGCACCTGTGTGACCGTGAGCCTCGAAGGGCGCAGACCATTGGTGGCCGAGGTACAGGCACTTCTGGCACCGTCGGGCGGCGGCTCCCCGCGACGTACCACCAGCGGAATCGATTCCTCCAGAACAGCGATGATCCTGGCCGTTGTCGACCAGCGGGTGGGCGCGAAGGTGCGCGACCACGACTGCTACGTCTCCACCGTGGGTGGTGTGCGCTTTACCGAGCCCGCCGCCGACCTCGCCATCGCCTTGGCGCTCGTGAGCGCAGGCAGTGGACACCCGCTCCCCGCCGGTTGCGTCGCAATGGGCGAGGTCGGGTTGGCCGGTGAGGTTCGAGCCGTCGCCGGAATCCCGCGTCGACTGGCCGAAGCAGCCCGAATCGGGTTCACTCGCGCCATCATTCCAACCGGGTCACTGGGCAATGAGCCCATCCCCGCAGGCATGACCGTGCGCGAGGTCGATGACCTGGTAGCGGCCGTGCGGCTGGTCGACGGGGCTGCCCAACGCGAGCAATCTGCGAGTTAA
- a CDS encoding SRPBCC family protein, translating to MVAPYFLSNSSVIPAGPETAFAVLIDVPLEQLFTQRGGLIPAVKGTRGTTWAAVGDTRTVELADGSTNTETLVGLDTPRVYNYELSNFNGPLNLLASTVEGSFTFAEEGTGTRVTWTWTIHPRHRAARLAMPALGASWRKFGDNMWPNWVQLVSA from the coding sequence ATGGTTGCGCCCTACTTCTTGTCCAATTCCTCGGTGATTCCCGCAGGCCCTGAGACGGCGTTCGCGGTGCTCATCGACGTCCCGCTGGAGCAACTCTTCACCCAGCGAGGGGGGCTCATCCCCGCGGTCAAGGGGACCAGAGGGACAACATGGGCTGCTGTGGGTGACACCAGAACAGTCGAACTCGCCGACGGATCCACCAACACGGAGACGCTCGTGGGCCTGGACACACCACGCGTCTACAACTACGAACTCAGCAACTTCAACGGGCCACTGAATTTGTTGGCATCCACCGTCGAAGGGTCATTCACGTTTGCCGAGGAAGGCACCGGGACGCGCGTCACGTGGACCTGGACCATCCACCCCCGGCACCGCGCCGCCAGGCTAGCCATGCCCGCGCTAGGTGCTTCGTGGCGAAAGTTCGGAGACAACATGTGGCCGAATTGGGTGCAACTCGTCTCCGCATAA
- a CDS encoding peptidoglycan recognition protein family protein produces the protein MNPVMSRRTILAGAVASAGVGLVGIRPAAAATVTRPKIIGCSEWGAKAATDPVKMVGPPTNIVVHHTATPNVTDYSASAAHAIARSIQGSHLGNGWIDTGQQFTVSRGGYVLEGRHRSVEGLDGGKKQFPQGAHTNGQNDTAIGIETQGTYETGLPPEQQRKALVHLCAYLCQTYGLTPDAIEGHRDFNSTACPGDAFYATLPQLRKEVGTLLGTGGGGGGGSAREWPLLKSGASGFRVKAAQHLLREAGHSVPVTGSFDAATSSATKAFQKAKKLTADGVLGQKTWEAPLAVKVRNGSRGEAVRALQVALNARGASMTVDGVFGSGTGSAVKKFQSSVSIGSDGVVGPDTWSHLLRV, from the coding sequence ATGAATCCCGTTATGAGTCGTCGCACGATCCTCGCCGGGGCCGTCGCTAGCGCAGGGGTCGGCCTGGTGGGCATCCGCCCGGCGGCCGCAGCCACGGTGACCCGGCCCAAAATCATTGGTTGCTCCGAGTGGGGCGCCAAAGCCGCCACAGATCCAGTCAAGATGGTGGGGCCCCCGACCAACATCGTCGTCCACCACACGGCGACCCCTAACGTCACCGACTACTCCGCATCGGCAGCCCACGCGATCGCGCGGTCGATCCAAGGCTCGCATCTTGGCAATGGATGGATTGACACCGGCCAGCAATTCACCGTCAGCCGCGGCGGGTATGTCCTCGAAGGTCGCCATCGAAGCGTCGAGGGCCTCGACGGTGGCAAAAAACAGTTTCCGCAAGGCGCCCACACCAACGGCCAGAACGACACCGCCATCGGCATCGAAACCCAAGGCACGTATGAAACTGGCTTGCCACCCGAACAGCAGCGGAAAGCACTGGTGCACCTGTGCGCCTACCTCTGCCAGACGTACGGCCTGACGCCGGACGCGATCGAGGGGCACCGGGACTTCAACAGCACTGCCTGCCCAGGGGACGCCTTCTATGCAACCCTCCCCCAACTCCGCAAAGAGGTAGGCACCCTGCTCGGCACCGGCGGTGGAGGTGGCGGCGGTTCCGCCAGGGAATGGCCCCTCCTGAAGTCCGGTGCGTCAGGCTTCCGGGTGAAAGCGGCACAACACCTGCTGCGCGAGGCCGGCCATAGCGTCCCCGTCACCGGATCCTTCGACGCGGCCACGTCATCCGCGACCAAGGCCTTCCAGAAGGCCAAGAAGCTGACCGCCGATGGAGTTCTCGGCCAGAAGACCTGGGAGGCTCCCCTCGCGGTCAAGGTCCGCAACGGGTCCCGCGGCGAAGCGGTCCGCGCACTCCAGGTGGCTCTGAACGCACGCGGCGCCAGCATGACCGTCGATGGAGTCTTTGGGAGCGGCACCGGATCAGCGGTCAAGAAGTTCCAGAGTTCGGTGTCTATCGGCTCGGATGGAGTCGTCGGCCCCGACACCTGGTCACACCTCCTGCGGGTCTAA
- a CDS encoding XRE family transcriptional regulator yields the protein MSQDFASLLRSLRRQGEMTQEALAEASGLSPEGISALERGQRRRPHPRTVDLLVEGLELDRETASAFRAAARDTKPLSTDSATEEITRERVPERPHQLLAPPAAFVGRDEVVHQLVQDFSDPGQRTTPAAAAITGMGGVGKSGLALLVAHRLAEHYPDGQIYLDLHGHDSPMSTGDALSFVLASLGVRDLAILGDADLGSAYLRSSTSGTRLLFVLDNAADWKQIEPLLPASPGNAVIITARQSVGVLRDVRQVQLHPLPPNDSEALLAEFAGTSRLMEDPAAASVLVQTCAGLPLAIRLIGARLQANPDLGVADLAADVAADPERLGDGGGHGPDLGGTLVGLIDDLAVSDNAGDHDAALAMHVVGLLPSPAASPNSIAVATGWTESRARRALERLAHNSLVSSPSPGAFRAHDLIHRFMADRAREESGDAAVREVRFRVLEAYRAVAWCSRGLTRASAEGLDEAALKSGPMSVTDPVECIDLLAADFEQVVALIRDVVTYDDEGAVVGAHTVLGLVSYFVARADSTSWRALLEGAVESLPAGCEDEEMHLRLDLAMFYGVRGQLAVASTHVDRVLDIARQRGRPRAEVAALSHRSSAWRRIGRLDYALEDVTVAVDRGREVGDTRMLAGALRDLGIVQASSGATELGLEAEREALRLYRLADASRGIAMALINVGVMLRDLGQMGEARAHLEEAVTQATVIRDRTLESEALDELGYWYVLAGDHRRGLRVLRDGLALVEDRGGRTGEASLRRRLGHALHGLGRLSEADEHWWTAVRIYEQAGDRAAAADLRHWLIDHRSHDERARLDPQEV from the coding sequence ATGAGTCAGGATTTCGCGTCGCTGCTGCGCAGCCTGCGACGGCAGGGGGAAATGACCCAAGAAGCGCTGGCGGAGGCCTCTGGGCTGAGCCCGGAGGGCATTAGTGCCCTGGAGCGGGGGCAGCGGCGCCGGCCGCATCCGCGTACGGTTGATCTGCTCGTCGAAGGTCTTGAATTGGACCGCGAAACGGCATCCGCATTTCGCGCCGCGGCGCGCGACACCAAGCCACTGAGTACGGATTCGGCCACGGAGGAGATCACGCGGGAAAGGGTGCCCGAGCGCCCACATCAACTGCTGGCACCTCCGGCGGCTTTCGTGGGGCGTGATGAGGTCGTTCATCAACTGGTGCAGGACTTCTCTGACCCGGGCCAGCGAACGACTCCAGCGGCGGCAGCGATCACCGGCATGGGCGGGGTCGGGAAGTCGGGGCTGGCGCTCTTGGTCGCCCACCGGCTTGCAGAGCACTACCCCGACGGGCAGATCTATCTCGACCTCCATGGACACGACTCGCCGATGTCCACCGGGGATGCCCTGTCCTTTGTGCTCGCCTCGTTGGGCGTGCGTGACTTGGCCATCCTCGGAGATGCCGACCTGGGTTCGGCCTACCTTCGCTCGTCGACCAGCGGGACACGCCTGCTCTTCGTTCTCGACAATGCCGCCGACTGGAAGCAGATCGAGCCGCTCCTTCCGGCCTCTCCAGGGAACGCGGTCATCATCACCGCACGACAGAGCGTCGGAGTGCTGCGTGATGTCCGGCAGGTGCAACTGCATCCCCTGCCCCCCAATGACTCGGAGGCACTGCTTGCCGAATTTGCGGGAACCAGCAGGCTGATGGAGGATCCTGCGGCCGCGAGTGTGCTCGTTCAGACGTGTGCTGGGCTACCGCTCGCCATTCGGCTTATTGGCGCACGACTGCAAGCCAACCCCGACCTGGGCGTGGCTGATTTGGCGGCGGACGTCGCGGCTGATCCTGAACGCCTTGGTGACGGTGGCGGCCATGGGCCCGACTTGGGTGGAACACTCGTTGGTCTGATCGACGACCTCGCTGTGAGCGACAACGCGGGTGATCATGATGCTGCGCTGGCGATGCATGTGGTCGGGCTGCTTCCCTCGCCGGCAGCATCGCCGAATTCCATTGCAGTAGCAACGGGTTGGACGGAATCGCGCGCCCGGCGAGCGCTTGAGCGGCTGGCACACAACAGCCTGGTATCGAGCCCATCGCCGGGGGCGTTTCGCGCCCATGACCTGATTCATCGGTTCATGGCAGATCGGGCTCGCGAGGAGTCGGGAGATGCGGCAGTGCGGGAGGTCCGATTCCGCGTCCTGGAGGCATATCGGGCGGTCGCGTGGTGTTCTCGTGGACTGACCCGCGCCAGCGCGGAGGGTCTCGACGAAGCCGCGCTGAAGTCCGGTCCGATGTCAGTCACCGATCCCGTGGAGTGCATCGATCTCCTCGCCGCAGACTTTGAGCAGGTGGTCGCACTTATCAGGGATGTGGTCACGTACGACGACGAGGGCGCCGTGGTGGGCGCGCATACGGTCCTCGGACTGGTGTCGTATTTCGTTGCTAGGGCCGATTCGACGTCGTGGCGGGCGCTGCTGGAGGGCGCGGTGGAGTCGTTGCCTGCGGGGTGTGAGGACGAGGAGATGCACCTTCGCCTGGACCTGGCGATGTTCTATGGGGTACGCGGGCAGTTGGCCGTTGCCAGCACTCACGTTGATCGGGTGCTCGACATTGCGCGACAACGGGGGCGGCCACGAGCCGAGGTTGCGGCGTTATCCCATCGGTCCAGTGCGTGGCGACGCATCGGACGCCTGGACTATGCGCTGGAGGACGTGACCGTGGCCGTGGACCGGGGACGTGAGGTGGGCGACACTCGGATGTTGGCCGGGGCATTGCGCGATCTCGGGATCGTCCAGGCCTCAAGTGGCGCAACAGAATTGGGACTGGAAGCCGAGCGCGAGGCGCTACGCCTGTACCGCCTCGCTGACGCATCTCGCGGGATCGCGATGGCGCTGATCAATGTGGGCGTCATGCTGCGTGACCTGGGACAAATGGGTGAGGCGCGGGCCCATCTCGAGGAGGCGGTGACCCAAGCAACCGTCATCCGCGATCGCACGCTGGAGTCTGAGGCCTTGGATGAACTCGGGTATTGGTACGTGTTGGCAGGCGACCACCGCCGAGGCTTGCGGGTGCTGCGAGACGGTCTGGCGTTGGTCGAAGACCGCGGCGGGCGGACGGGCGAGGCCAGCCTCCGGCGCCGCTTAGGGCATGCACTGCACGGACTGGGGCGGCTCTCCGAGGCTGACGAGCATTGGTGGACCGCCGTCCGCATCTATGAGCAGGCCGGCGACCGAGCGGCGGCGGCCGATCTGCGCCATTGGCTGATCGACCACCGCTCGCACGACGAACGGGCGCGGTTAGACCCGCAGGAGGTGTGA